The Arachis hypogaea cultivar Tifrunner chromosome 14, arahy.Tifrunner.gnm2.J5K5, whole genome shotgun sequence genome has a segment encoding these proteins:
- the LOC112743190 gene encoding uncharacterized protein isoform X1 translates to MHSVRPVVETGYENVLLVRLLLETRIPSIRKSSVAEGLTVEGILENWSKLKPVIMEEWSENRETLIDLFGKVRDEWLEQDFATWIGANRFYPGVSDALKFASSRVYIVTTKQSRFADALLRELAGVTIPPERIYGLGTGPKVEVLKQLQKRLEHQGLTLHFVEDRLATLKNVIKEPELDQWNLYLGNWGYNTQKEREEAAAIPRIQVLELSDFSKKLK, encoded by the exons ATGCATTCA GTCCGACCGGTCGTAGAAACTGGATATGAAAATGTTTTACTTGTGAGATTGTTGTTAGAGACCAGAATACCTTCCATCAGGAAGTCTTCA GTTGCAGAGGGGCTCACGGTTGAGGGTATATTGGAAAATTGGTCCAAGTTGAAGCCTGTTATCATGGAAGAGTGGAGTGAGAATAGAGAAACTTTGATAGATCTTTTTGGAAAGGTTAGAGATGAATGGTTGGAGCAGGATTTCGCTACTTGGATCGGTGCAAATAG ATTCTATCCTGGTGTTTCTGATGCATTAAAATTTGCAAGCTCGAGAGTGTACATTGTCACCACAAAACAG AGCCGTTTTGCCGATGCTTTACTCCGAGAGCTTGCTGGGGTGACAATTCCACCTGAAAGAATATATGGTCTAGGAACTGG GCCTAAGGTGGAAGTGCTGAAGCAGCTTCAAAAGAGACTAGAGCACCAAGGACTCACACTTCA CTTTGTTGAGGATCGGCTTGCTACCTTAAAAAATGTCATCAAAGAACCTGAGTTAGATCAATGGAATCTGTATTTAG GGAACTGGGGTTACAACactcagaaagagagagaagaagctgCGGCTATCCCCAGAATTCAAGTTCTTGAGCTGTCGGACTTCAGTAAGAAGTTGAAATGA
- the LOC112743190 gene encoding uncharacterized protein isoform X2, with protein MHSVAEGLTVEGILENWSKLKPVIMEEWSENRETLIDLFGKVRDEWLEQDFATWIGANRFYPGVSDALKFASSRVYIVTTKQSRFADALLRELAGVTIPPERIYGLGTGPKVEVLKQLQKRLEHQGLTLHFVEDRLATLKNVIKEPELDQWNLYLGNWGYNTQKEREEAAAIPRIQVLELSDFSKKLK; from the exons ATGCATTCA GTTGCAGAGGGGCTCACGGTTGAGGGTATATTGGAAAATTGGTCCAAGTTGAAGCCTGTTATCATGGAAGAGTGGAGTGAGAATAGAGAAACTTTGATAGATCTTTTTGGAAAGGTTAGAGATGAATGGTTGGAGCAGGATTTCGCTACTTGGATCGGTGCAAATAG ATTCTATCCTGGTGTTTCTGATGCATTAAAATTTGCAAGCTCGAGAGTGTACATTGTCACCACAAAACAG AGCCGTTTTGCCGATGCTTTACTCCGAGAGCTTGCTGGGGTGACAATTCCACCTGAAAGAATATATGGTCTAGGAACTGG GCCTAAGGTGGAAGTGCTGAAGCAGCTTCAAAAGAGACTAGAGCACCAAGGACTCACACTTCA CTTTGTTGAGGATCGGCTTGCTACCTTAAAAAATGTCATCAAAGAACCTGAGTTAGATCAATGGAATCTGTATTTAG GGAACTGGGGTTACAACactcagaaagagagagaagaagctgCGGCTATCCCCAGAATTCAAGTTCTTGAGCTGTCGGACTTCAGTAAGAAGTTGAAATGA